A genomic stretch from Lathyrus oleraceus cultivar Zhongwan6 chromosome 2, CAAS_Psat_ZW6_1.0, whole genome shotgun sequence includes:
- the LOC127118038 gene encoding triacylglycerol lipase 2 yields MAKISLSITLVILLCGLTLASRTKMLPLSSTITALAPELSDGVCSSLVKTQGYACEEHLVTTKDGYVLNMQRILPRGKPGNSIPVVLQHGLFMDGVTWLLLPPSQSLAFLLADNGFDVWIANSRGTKYSHQHTSFSSNSSDYWNWSWDELVAYDLPATFEYVHDQTRQKLHYVGHSQGTLVALAAFSKDQQLDKLRSAALLCPIAYVGQMTSPVAKKAADNFIAESLYKLGVFEFSLKGGSVVKFLKDMCKSTSVDCTNLFTSFTGPNCCVNPLMMNTFLDHEPQPTATKNMIHLSQMIREGTISMFDYENQDENIRHYGQSTPPIYDMTRLPNELPLFVSYGGADALSDVKDVQLLLESLKDHDADKLVVQYRNDYAHADFVMGQNARQDVYEPLISFFKLQ; encoded by the exons ATGGCAAAGATTTCACTCTCAATAACACTTGTGATTCTCTTGTGTGGTTTAACTCTTGCATCAAGAACTAAAATGTTGCCCCTCAGCAGCACTATTACTGCATTGGCACCAGAACTCAGTGATGGTGTTTGTTCATCACTAGTGAAAACACAAGGCTATGCTTGTGAAGAACACTTG GTAACAACAAAAGATGGTTATGTTCTCAACATGCAGAGAATTCTACCAAGGGGGAAACCTGGAAATAGCATACCAGTTGTGCTACAGCATGGACTATTCATG GATGGTGTGACATGGTTATTGCTACCACCAAGCCAATCTCTTGCATTCCTTTTGGCGGATAATGGTTTTGACGTTTGGATTGCTAACTCGCGCGGAACCAAATATAGTCATCAACATACATCCTTTTCTAGTAACAGCTCG GATTACTGGAATTGGTCATGGGATGAATTGGTTGCATATGATCTTCCAGCAACATTTGAGTATGTGCATGATCAAACTCGACAAAAACTACACTATGTTGGTCACTCACAG GGAACTTTGGTTGCATTGGCTGCTTTTTCCaaagatcaacaactggacaaGTTGAGATCAGCTGCATTGCTTTGTCCAATTGCTTATGTTGGTCAGATGACCTCACCAGTAGCTAAAAAGGCCGCGGATAATTTCATCGCAGAG TCACTATACAAATTGGGAGTTTTCGAGTTTAGTCTGAAAGG GGGTTCTGTTGTAAAGTTTCTTAAGGACATGTGCAAGAGCACTTCCGTCGACTGCACCAACTTGTTTACATCTTTCACAG GTCCGAATTGCTGCGTAAACCCTTTGATGATGAATACGTTTTTGGATCATGAGCCTCAGCCAACAGCAACAAAGAACATGATTCATCTATCTCAGA TGATCAGAGAAGGAACCATATCAATGTTTGATTATGAGAATCAAGACGAGAATATTCGACACTATGGACAGTCCACTCCACCGATATACGACATGACAAGACTTCCGAATGAGCTACCTCTATTTGTTAGTTATGGAGGTGCGGATGCTCTTTCTGATGTGAAAGATGTGCAACTTCTGTTAGAAAGTCTGAAAGATCATGATGCAGATAAACTCGTAGTTCAGTATAGAAACGATTATGCACATGCAGATTTTGTTATGGGACAAAATGCTAGACAAGATGTATATGAACCACTCATATCGTTCTTTAAGCTTCAGTGA